The Haloplanus sp. CK5-1 genome segment TCCGAGTCGAAGGCGTTCGTGCCCTCGCCGCGCTTCGCATCACAACCGAACGCCCTTAATCACTTAAGGCCGTCGGAAGCGTTCCGCCGCGGGCGGGCGATTATGTCGGCGACCGGATCGGTTCCGGCTGCCGGAATCACCACCGGCGACGTGCGTACTACGACACATGCCGGTGGCATAAATAAGGCCGTCGAAGTGGACCGCCTTCGTGGGACGGTTCCATGGGTCGGAGAATCATGGTCGAGAAAGCGGTGTTGCGCGGCTGGAGGCCGGTCGGTCATCCCCCGCTCGTACGGACGGTCCCGCCGGGGAGCGGCCGCGCGAGTGGACGGTGGTCGGCGCACGGGCAAAGCCCTGTCGACACTCACCACCTCGCCACCGCGGCCGGGGTTAGTCTTGGTGTTCGATACCCTTCTTCGAGACGTTGCCGTTCGTTATCTCGTCGACGTCGGAGAGCCAGACTTCGCCCTCGTCCTCGGCATCCCACTCGTCCATGTCGACGTCGGGGGGCGACTCGTTCCACGCCCACGCGTCGTAGACGTGTACCTTATCGGTCCCCTTCTCCCGGAGTCGGATCTCGGTCGGGTTCGCCTCCGCTTCCTCCTCGGAGTCGGCGGGGTTTTCGAGACGGCGGGCAGCCTTCAGCGCCGCCTGCCGGGGCATGTTGCCCGAGAACACGCTGTCCTCCTCCCCGTCATCCTGTAGCGCGAAGTTCCGCTTATCGTCCTCTCGTACCATGATTGTGCACCTCTATGCGAATCGAACACATGCCACAATATAAATATGTCGGCAAATCGGGGGCTCAACGGGGGTGGAGGGATACCCGTCGGCCGGCACTCCTCGACCGACTCGTCGCGTCGGGTGTCAGGAGCGACGGTCGACGAGTAGACAACACTTATGTGTATCCTGCGGCGAAAGAGGGGTAGACACCCCCGATGGTCCGGAAAAAGAAACTCAGTCCGAGCGGTGCCAAGGACGAGAACGGCGAGTACCACAACGTCCACGTGAACCTCCACGAAGACGAACTCGCCGTGGCCGGCATGGATATCGGCGACGAGGTGTTCGTGCGGGTACGCGACGGGAAGATCATCATCCAGAAGGCCGACCCGGACGACGTGGAACACGACTTCTGAACGGATGACCGCCCACGACCACGGCGGGAGCCGACCGTCGCCGCCGGGGGACGACGACAGATGAACGGGTACGACGCGCTCAAGCCGCTGTTGTTCGCACTTCCGCCGGAGACGGCCCATCGGGTGACACACCGGGTACTCCGAGGGGTCCAGCACACGCCCGTCGAGAACTTCCTCCGGGAGCGGTACACGGTCGAGAACGACCGCCTGCGCACCGAGGCGTTCGGACTCGACTTCGAGAACCCGGTGGGCGTCGCCGCCGGCTTCGACAAGAACGGCGAGGTGCCGTCGGCGCTGGTCGCACTCGGCTTCGGTCACGTCGAAATCGGCGGCGTCACCGCCGAGCGACAGGCCGGCAACCCCCGACCCCGCCTCTTTCGGCTCCCCGAGGACGGCGCGCTGATCAACCGGATGGGGTTCAACAACGAGGGAGCGGACCGGATCGGCGCGCGACTCGACGACGCCGACCTCCCGGACGCGCCCGTGGGCGTGAACATCGGGAAGTCGAAGGCGACGCCGCTCTACGAGGCGGCCGACGACTACCGCTACACCTACGAGCGCGTGGCCGACGCCGGCGACTACTTCGTCGTGAACGTCTCGAGCCCCAACACGCCCGGCCTGCGCGACCTCCAGCACCGCGAGTCGCTCGAACGCATTCTCGGGGGACTGCTCGACGCCGGGGCGGACCCGCTGTTGGTGAAACTCTCGCCCGACCTCGCGGCCCCCGCCATCGACGAAGCCCTCGCCGTCGTCGACGACTTGGACCTGGACGGCGTCGTCGCCACCAACACGACCGTCGACCGCCCGCAGGGGCTGCGGAATCCGAACCGGGTCGAACGCGGTGGCCTCTCGGGGAAGCCGATCGAGGAACGGGCGACGGGGACGATCGAGTTCATCGCCGACCGAACCGACGTACCGATTGTCGGCGTCGGCGGCGTCACCGACGCCGAGGGTGCCTACCGAAAGATCCGTGCGGGAGCGAGCGTCGTCCAACTGTACACCGGACTGGTGTACGAGGGACCGGGGCTCGCACGCGACATCAACGAGGGGCTCCTCGACCTCCTAGAACGGGACGGCTTCGACTCGGTGGAAGACGCGGTCGGTGTCGGCCGCTAGTTCCGGACGATCACGACCGTCTCGCCCGCCTCGATCATCTCGCCCTCGCCGGCGTAGCGACGCTCCTCCTCGATGTCGAACATCTCGGGTGCGAGTTCGACGCCGTCGACGTGGAGGTGGTCGTCGACGACCTCGAACTCACCGGCTTCGATGGCGTCCTCGATGGCGGACACCTGTCCGCCGAACTCGGGACCGACCAGCGAGTAGTCGAGGTCGACGCCGGCGACGACGGACTCGACCGGGGGTTCCTCGTCGACGGACTCGAGTTCGCCGACGTGCATCACACGCCGGATGTCGTCGGCGAACGCCGAGACGTCGCCGTACACCCGAACCGCGTCCACGTCGGCGTTCATCGACAACTGGTTGTCCGACTTGTACTTCCGGAGTGCCCCGACGACGGCCATCGCCCGTTCGCCCGCCGCGAGGTCGGCCTCGACGCCCAGCGGTTCGGGCCAGTCGGTCGTGTGGACGCTCCCCTCGCTGTACATCTCCCGCCAGAGCTCCTCCGTGACGTGGGCGAGGATCGGCGCGAACAGCTTACAGAAGCGCCGGTGGGCGATCTGGAGCGTGTACGCCGCCGACTCGTCGGTACCGTCGCGCAGGCGCTGTTTGGCGATTTCGAGGTAGTCGTCGCAGAACGTGTGCCAGAAGAAAGAGCGGAGGCCGTCCCGGGCCTTCGAGAACTCGCGGCGCTCGAAGTGCTCGGTGACGGTCTCGATCTGCGCGTCGAGTTCGGCCAGCATCCAGCGGTCGATCTCCCGGAGATCGGGCCGGGAGAGCCGCTTCTCCGGCGTCAGGTCGTCGACGAGTTTCGACGCGTTCCACAGCTTTCGCATCAGGCGCTCGCCCGCACGGAGGCCCTTCTCCTTGTACGGTAGGTCGTCGCCGACGGCGCTCCCGGCGGCCCAGTAGCGTGCGGCGTCGACCGGGAACTCCTCTAAGACCTTGTCGGGCGCGACGACGTTGCCCTTCGATTTGGACATCTTCTCCCTGTTCTCGTCGAGCACCATCCCGTTGATCATCACGCTGTCGAAGGGCACCTCGCCGGTGTGCTCGTAACACTTCACGACGGTGTGGAACAGCCAGAAGGAGATGATGTCGTGACCCTGCGGGCGCACGTCCATCGGGTAGAGTTCTGGCCGTTCGATGGCCATCTCCCCGGCGTCGTCGTCGAACTCCCACCCGGCGTTGATCAGCGGCGTCAACGAGGAGGTCGCCCACGTGTCGAAGACGTCGTCTTCGGGGACGAGCGTCCCACACCCACACTCCGGACAGGCGTCGACCGGCGGGTCGTCCGAGAGGGGGTCGACCGGCAACTGGTCGCGGTCGGCGACGATCTCGGTGTCGCAGTCGTCGCAGTACCACACCGGGAACGGGATGCCCGACGACCGCTGGCGCGAGATGGCCCAGTCCCACTGGAGCCCCTCGATCCAGTTTTTGTACCGCGTGAACATCTTCTCCGGGAACCAGTCCATCGACCGCCCGGCGTCGAGGTACTCCTCGGTCTTGTCCAGCAGTTTGATGTACCACTGTTCGGTGACGAGGAACTCGACTTCCGTGTCACACCGCTCGTGGACGTTGACGACGTGGGAGATGGCCCACCGATCCAACAACGCGCCGGCGTCGTCGAGGTCGTCGACGATGCGTTCGCGGGCCGCCTCGGCGGAGAGCCCCTCGTACTCCTCGGCCACGTCGGTCATCGTCCCCGACTCGTCGATGGCGATCCGGAGGGGCAGGTCGTGGGCCTGGTACCACTCGATGTCGGTCTGGTCGCCGAACGTACAGCACATCACGATCCCCGATCCGGTCTCCATGTCGACGCGTTCGTCCTCGATGATGGGTACCGTCTGTCCGAAGAGCGGAATCTCCGCCTCCTCGCCGACGAGGTAGCCGTTCTCGTCGTCGTCGGGGTGGACGAACACCGCCACGCAGGCCGGCAGGAGTTCGGGGCGGGTCGTTGAGATGGTGAACGTCTCGTCACGCCCGGCCACGTCGAAGGCGATGTCGTGGAAGTGCGAATCCTGTTCGGAGTCCTCCATCTCGACCTGCGAGATGGCCGTCTCACAGTCCGGGCACCAGATGGCGGGCGCGCGCTGGCGGTACTCCCGACCCTGTTCGTAGAGGTCGATGAAGGAGAGTTGGGAGATGCGCTGGACGCGCGGTTCGATGGTCTGGTAGGTCTCGGTCCAGTCGATGGAGATACCGAGCGCCTGCATCTTCTCCGTGAAGTCCGCCTCGTACTTCGCACAGACCCCACGGCACATCTCCTGGAACACGTCGCGGTCGTAGTCCTGGTGTTGCACCTCGAGTTCGTCCTCGGCGAGGCGTTCCGAGGCGATGCCGTTGTCGTCGTAGCCAAAGGGGAAGAACACGTCCTCGCCCTGCATCCGGTTGTACCGGGCGACGAAGTCCTGCAGGGTGAAGCCGTAGACGTGGCCCCAGTGGAGGCTCCCGGAGACCGTCGGCGGCGGCGAGTCGATGGAGAAGACGGTGTCCGGGTCTACGGCCCCCTCGCCTTCGTAGGCGTAGAGATCCTCCTCGACCCACCGCTCCTGCCACTGTCGTTCGACCGTCTCCGGGTCGTATTCTCCGCTCGGCATGGTATTGCTCGCGTGACGCTACCGGAGCGGCCGGTGTTAAACGCCTCGGTTGGGGGCTGTCGGGGCCGAAGAAGGGAACGGGGTTTACGCCAACGCGTCCAGCCGGAACTCGAAGGCCGCGACCGGCAGTTCGAGGTCGTGTTCGACCAGAACCCGCGGGTGGACCTCGCCGATCACGCCGACCGACTCGCCGTCGATCACCACGTCGGCCGCACGGCCGTCGATGAACGTCGGGTGGTCGGTCGCCGGTGTCTCGAGGTCGACGCCGAAGCCCCGACACAGCGCCGCCAGACGGGACTTGGCGTCCTCGTAGGTCGCGTCGTGGCGGGCCAGCACGGCCGCGACGGTGCGGCGCTCCGCGACGCCCGTGTTCTCGTCGGCGTCGGCGCCCGCGGCGAGACCGATCTCCGCGAGGTCCTGTGGGTACGCCCGGTGGGTGTTGTTCTCCAACACCATCAGCAGGGAGGGGAGCGCCCACGTCCGGAGCATCGTGTAGTCCTCGCTGTACGGTTCGGTGATGGTCACCGGCGGGTCGCCGCCGTAGGCGTCGCCGCCGGCTTCGACCCCCATCCGATCGTAGTTCTCGACTTCGGAGATCATGTGGAAGTTGAGCAGGTCCTCGAAGCCGAGGCCGACGAGCCGTGTCCGCGCGGCCGACTCCAGTTTCGACCGGTCGTGTCGACTCCCGACGGTCGCCACGTCCGGATACCGTGGGTCGAGTTCGTTGAAGCCGTAGGCCCGACCCACGTCGTCGATCAGGTCGAGTGGGTGGAGGACGTCCGTGCGGTACGGCGGGATCGACACCTCGTAGGTGCCCTCTGCCTCCTCGGGGGCCGCGTCCAGTCCCGACCGCTCGAAGAGGTCGACCGCCTCCTCGACGTCGAGGTCGATCCCGAGCATCGACTCGATGCGGTCGTGGGCGACAGTCTTCGTCTCCACCTCGAAGTCGGGGCGGACCAGGCGGCCGTCCGGATACTCGACTGCCACCTCCTCTATCGTCGCACCCCGGGCGTCGAGCGCGTAACAGATCACGTTGCACATCCGGTCGATGGTCCACTGGTCGGTCCCCGTGAGTTCGACAAAGAGGTTCCGCGAGTCCGTCGACACCTCCGTCCGGCGGCCGTTGATGACCGGCGGGAACGAGAACAGGCCGATCTCGTCGTAGATGGCGGGATAGCGGTCGTACCCCTCGACGATCGGCGCGTACGTCTCGCCAGTGGGGTGATCGGTGAGCACCTCCGCGGGCGTCATCTCCCGGTCGGCGTCGAGGGGGACGAACCGGTCACCGTCGGGGTCGAGCCCGCGGTAGGTGATGGCGTTGCCGGCCGGTCCCTCGTCGTTGGGATCGTAGCCCGCCCCTTTCAGCATCGTCAGGTCGTGGATGCCGATGGCCCCCTTCGCGCGCTTGCGTCCCATCGTGGCGTGGAGTTTCTCCTGCAACTGGATCAGGGAGTCGAGCGCGGCGTCGTCCAGGTCGACGCCACGGATCACCGCGCCGGTGACACGGGGTCGCTCCTCGGGCACCGACTCGTCGACGACGATGGTCCAGTCGGCGTCGTTCGTGTTCGGGACGTAGACGCCGCGGTCGTCGCCGTACTGGTAGCGCAACGAGCGGGCGACGCCCTCGACGGAGAGGCGATCCAGCCGGTCCGGGCCGAACTCCAGTTGCAA includes the following:
- a CDS encoding non-histone chromosomal MC1 family protein, whose amino-acid sequence is MVREDDKRNFALQDDGEEDSVFSGNMPRQAALKAARRLENPADSEEEAEANPTEIRLREKGTDKVHVYDAWAWNESPPDVDMDEWDAEDEGEVWLSDVDEITNGNVSKKGIEHQD
- a CDS encoding quinone-dependent dihydroorotate dehydrogenase; protein product: MNGYDALKPLLFALPPETAHRVTHRVLRGVQHTPVENFLRERYTVENDRLRTEAFGLDFENPVGVAAGFDKNGEVPSALVALGFGHVEIGGVTAERQAGNPRPRLFRLPEDGALINRMGFNNEGADRIGARLDDADLPDAPVGVNIGKSKATPLYEAADDYRYTYERVADAGDYFVVNVSSPNTPGLRDLQHRESLERILGGLLDAGADPLLVKLSPDLAAPAIDEALAVVDDLDLDGVVATNTTVDRPQGLRNPNRVERGGLSGKPIEERATGTIEFIADRTDVPIVGVGGVTDAEGAYRKIRAGASVVQLYTGLVYEGPGLARDINEGLLDLLERDGFDSVEDAVGVGR
- a CDS encoding valine--tRNA ligase; its protein translation is MPSGEYDPETVERQWQERWVEEDLYAYEGEGAVDPDTVFSIDSPPPTVSGSLHWGHVYGFTLQDFVARYNRMQGEDVFFPFGYDDNGIASERLAEDELEVQHQDYDRDVFQEMCRGVCAKYEADFTEKMQALGISIDWTETYQTIEPRVQRISQLSFIDLYEQGREYRQRAPAIWCPDCETAISQVEMEDSEQDSHFHDIAFDVAGRDETFTISTTRPELLPACVAVFVHPDDDENGYLVGEEAEIPLFGQTVPIIEDERVDMETGSGIVMCCTFGDQTDIEWYQAHDLPLRIAIDESGTMTDVAEEYEGLSAEAARERIVDDLDDAGALLDRWAISHVVNVHERCDTEVEFLVTEQWYIKLLDKTEEYLDAGRSMDWFPEKMFTRYKNWIEGLQWDWAISRQRSSGIPFPVWYCDDCDTEIVADRDQLPVDPLSDDPPVDACPECGCGTLVPEDDVFDTWATSSLTPLINAGWEFDDDAGEMAIERPELYPMDVRPQGHDIISFWLFHTVVKCYEHTGEVPFDSVMINGMVLDENREKMSKSKGNVVAPDKVLEEFPVDAARYWAAGSAVGDDLPYKEKGLRAGERLMRKLWNASKLVDDLTPEKRLSRPDLREIDRWMLAELDAQIETVTEHFERREFSKARDGLRSFFWHTFCDDYLEIAKQRLRDGTDESAAYTLQIAHRRFCKLFAPILAHVTEELWREMYSEGSVHTTDWPEPLGVEADLAAGERAMAVVGALRKYKSDNQLSMNADVDAVRVYGDVSAFADDIRRVMHVGELESVDEEPPVESVVAGVDLDYSLVGPEFGGQVSAIEDAIEAGEFEVVDDHLHVDGVELAPEMFDIEEERRYAGEGEMIEAGETVVIVRN
- the pheT gene encoding phenylalanine--tRNA ligase subunit beta, with the protein product MPVVDVDPDALRELTGHDEKSDEELKEDLFALGLEFEGETEDGLLQLEFGPDRLDRLSVEGVARSLRYQYGDDRGVYVPNTNDADWTIVVDESVPEERPRVTGAVIRGVDLDDAALDSLIQLQEKLHATMGRKRAKGAIGIHDLTMLKGAGYDPNDEGPAGNAITYRGLDPDGDRFVPLDADREMTPAEVLTDHPTGETYAPIVEGYDRYPAIYDEIGLFSFPPVINGRRTEVSTDSRNLFVELTGTDQWTIDRMCNVICYALDARGATIEEVAVEYPDGRLVRPDFEVETKTVAHDRIESMLGIDLDVEEAVDLFERSGLDAAPEEAEGTYEVSIPPYRTDVLHPLDLIDDVGRAYGFNELDPRYPDVATVGSRHDRSKLESAARTRLVGLGFEDLLNFHMISEVENYDRMGVEAGGDAYGGDPPVTITEPYSEDYTMLRTWALPSLLMVLENNTHRAYPQDLAEIGLAAGADADENTGVAERRTVAAVLARHDATYEDAKSRLAALCRGFGVDLETPATDHPTFIDGRAADVVIDGESVGVIGEVHPRVLVEHDLELPVAAFEFRLDALA